A region of Arabidopsis thaliana chromosome 5, partial sequence DNA encodes the following proteins:
- a CDS encoding uncharacterized protein (unknown protein; BEST Arabidopsis thaliana protein match is: unknown protein (TAIR:AT5G23160.1); Has 69 Blast hits to 69 proteins in 10 species: Archae - 0; Bacteria - 1; Metazoa - 0; Fungi - 0; Plants - 68; Viruses - 0; Other Eukaryotes - 0 (source: NCBI BLink).): protein MAKTEKRVREGLGSSSYFLGCFGFSRKIYSDKPMVTKGDGGEKKKMKKKRIPRWFLCSKFRLKNSEIKPSPIEETEKPTSRVEDETDDKQKPLSVIRRITDRKNIPVDDKAMNQETKETKPKDLRDITPDRSKPIEPLGSFKEDTCTERISSISSRYGKPDLKPTRSRNGSRVKPFDPVIGISIIILTLMIMLVWGRLCAILCTSAWCYVLPRVRDAAALAKRKRNGSASVPDLNSESYKRKVVLDGFLGRQNRVSLS, encoded by the exons ATGgcgaaaacagagaagagagtcCGAGAAGGACTCGGATCTTCTTCGTATTTCCTCGGCTGTTTCGGATTCTCCCGGAAAATATACTCCGACAAGCCGATGGTTACGAAGGGAGACGgtggtgagaagaagaagatgaagaagaagcgaaTCCCTCGGTGGTTTTTGTGTTCCAAGTTCCGCCTGAAGAACAGCGAGATCAAACCGTCGCCGATcgaggaaacagagaaacctACTTCGAGAGTAGAAGATGAAACTGATGATAAGCAGAAACCCCTCTCCGTGATACGTCGTATAACTGATCGTAAAAATATTCCGGTTGATGATAAAGCCATGAATCAGGAAACAAAAGAG ACAAAACCAAAGGACTTACGAGACATAACCCCTGACCGATCAAAACCCATCGAACCGTTAGGTTCCTTCAAAGAAGACACGTGTACAGAGCGGATATCTTCTATTTCATCCCGTTACGGGAAACCCGACTTGAAACCAACTCGGTCGAGAAACGGGTCAAGGGTCAAACCTTTTGACCCGGTAATTGGGATATCGATCATTATATTGACGTTGATGATTATGTTAGTGTGGGGTCGACTCTGTGCGATCCTCTGTACATCCGCTTGGTGTTACGTCCTACCTCGTGTCAGAGACGCAGCCGCGTTGGCCAAACGCAAACGCAACGGTTCTGCTTCTGTGCCGGATTTGAATTCGGAGTCGTATAAAAGAAAAGTCGTTTTGGACGGGTTTCTTGGAC